AGAATACCCATAAAATGAAAtgaataaattttcaaattataaaaaagattaagaaagaagATAAGTTTTCAAATAAATTCCTAACTATAACTTCTTACCCAGAAAATTTCATTTGTTTATCACATGAATTCCTAAAATAATTCATTTGAAACTCACACAAACGGATAACTGTGCAACAAAGCTTTCTACATTCCAAGTTGGAATGTTTGACAAACAAGACATAGCCTCAGAAACTCAAACAACAATCAACTATGACATTCCAATCTGTTACTTTCcttttcctatttatttattttcatatgtCTCAGAACAAATGGTTATTGTCTATAAATTTAGATCCTTGTATCAACACTCACTTTGATGTACAATGAGATGGTGATGATGAATTCATGTTATTGAGCATGTCTCAAAGAATAACTAATAGGCCTGTCCAAAGGAATTTGGACAATGCTGCTAGGAAGCTCAATTGAAGATGTTGTTGCATCTTCCATCTCCATGGCTATTTCATGTTCATCATTTTGTGTTTGTTCTTTGGTCATTCTATGGGATGATATGCTCCGCCACCTACTGGTGCCGGAGTTCTCATGTCTTTCCTCTGCCCAATTCAAGAGGGCTTCCTCCACCCGCGGATCGAGCATACCCTTCTTGAAACCACTACCCATCTGATACTCAGCCAAGTTATACACTATGTTAGAATTTCAATCATAGCCTAGATTTGTTCTTTGAATGTAATGAGAAGAGGCAGATTAACCAACCTGAGTAACAAGAGTATATAGAGGCAAGGTGCTGTAACTGCAAAGCACTTGAACAATCACACTGCATGACATTACCAACAAACAATCACAGAATGCCACAACATTCTAGCAAATAAAATTTGGGCCAATTCTAGCTCTTGAATATTACCCCATTATAAGTCTTGGGATGATGTAGGATATTTTCTCCATAATGCATGAATCAAATCCATATGTGCACTGCAGAAgggatagaaaacaaaaaaaaattggtgacTAGCTTAGTACTCACTTCAATTTGATATTTTCATACAATAAAAGATGAAGTTGAAATTGTGTTGCTTTGATTTGAAGGAAGCTAAGGACATCTTGTGTTATGGGGAAAGTAAAAACAAATGACAAGATTTTGTGTGAGACAACTCACCCAGATCCAGAAGAAAAATGCAATCTCAAAAGAGTTCTGAAATAAAGTGAAATGAAGCAAGTCAAGGAcaagtgttgggcggctaaaccAGAAGTATTCATCTGACGGCTTCACACGTGCTGACTCCTGCGCCGGCTCCTGCGCCAAGCGCGCTATGATGTGCTCTAACTTTGCCCCCACAAGAAGCAAAATCTGTTTCACCAAGCAAAATGAGTGTAAGCCTTACTGATATCTAACTCTTCTTCAGTAATGTTAACAAAAAATCCATTTGTAAAGAACTTGATCACTTACTATCACTGGTAAAAAGGCAAGCCAGAAATAAGTGTGCCACCCTGCATAGTGAAATCATAAGTAGGATTAAAAGGGCCATTGCAGAATTTAATATTGCTGAACAGGATTGAGGTAGTACCTGCAATATTTAGCAGCAAAAACAGCACAACAAAGAGCCACAGGTACCAGCTGTGGTAGAAAAACCAATGAAGAACAGTTGCCTTAAAACTCAAGTTATCTagcattaaaataaaaataaaaaacagatatGTTTGAATTCTCTCACCTTATGCCTACAATTCTTCTGAAATCAACTTCAAGTGTCCGCACCATGTAATTGTGGAAATCAAACTGAGGTTTGCGTGGGCAATGTTCCTGGAAAACAGTTACAATGAAGATTATTTTACATGTTCACACGATGGAATGATTATTCTTTTAGAGAAGTTAAGCATTAACCATATACAACAAGACTGGATCTTGACCTTGATAAATCCATAACGCAGCGCAATGTAGTCAGATTCAGTAACAGAACcataaaattgcttgaagaatgaTATCTGCCAACAACATAAAATCAAAGGTGAATACATCAGGAAAGAGGCCATCTTATGTAGTTTGAAATTCTCAGTAGCATTAACATAAAGactaaataaattgttaaaaaatcACTCATAGAATTGTAAAAAACTTACCAGCCAACCAACAACAGCTGCTCTTCTCCAATATCCGTCGGCGTGTTTCTTGAAGAACTCATGGTGATGGAGAGCTTGGATACTACTAGAATCTGATGATCATGAATGCAAGAATAGCAAGAATGTTGGAATCTAAAAAATCCAAGTCAATTCACTTTTCTATATATAAATCATCTGGTATTTCAGATTAAATTACCTCCTGTTCTTGTTATTTTGCTCTTAATTTCTTCCTCCCATCTCTTCCACTGACGCATCTACATAAAGGTAAGAAGTAAACATGATTATTGTTAATCATGAAATATATCAACTTTTAATAATGAGTATCGCATTGCCGGTTTATTACC
The sequence above is drawn from the Arachis hypogaea cultivar Tifrunner chromosome 4, arahy.Tifrunner.gnm2.J5K5, whole genome shotgun sequence genome and encodes:
- the LOC112796102 gene encoding MLO-like protein 13 isoform X1, which translates into the protein MAEEELNESLEYTPTWIVAVVCTIIVFISLVVERGLHKLGKYFKKKNQTPLFDALQKLQEELMLLGFISLLLTVFQTAISHICISPELTTTMLPCKRPHESSEGSAHDQIYYDGIINKRRLFSVEDSSQHCRSKGKVPLLSQESLHHLHIFIFVLALVHAIFCVTTLFLGITRMRQWKRWEEEIKSKITRTGDSSSIQALHHHEFFKKHADGYWRRAAVVGWLISFFKQFYGSVTESDYIALRYGFIKEHCPRKPQFDFHNYMVRTLEVDFRRIVGISWYLWLFVVLFLLLNIAGWHTYFWLAFLPVIILLLVGAKLEHIIARLAQEPAQESARVKPSDEYFWFSRPTLVLDLLHFTLFQNSFEIAFFFWIWCTYGFDSCIMEKISYIIPRLIMGVIVQVLCSYSTLPLYTLVTQMGSGFKKGMLDPRVEEALLNWAEERHENSGTSRWRSISSHRMTKEQTQNDEHEIAMEMEDATTSSIELPSSIVQIPLDRPISYSLRHAQ
- the LOC112796102 gene encoding MLO-like protein 13 isoform X2, whose protein sequence is MAEEELNESLEYTPTWIVAVVCTIIVFISLVVERGLHKLGKYFKKKNQTPLFDALQKLQEELMLLGFISLLLTVFQTAISHICISPELTTTMLPCKRPHESSEGSAHDQIYYDGIINKRRLFSVEDSSQHCRSKGKVPLLSQESLHHLHIFIFVLALVHAIFCVTTLFLGITRMRQWKRWEEEIKSKITRTGDSSSIQALHHHEFFKKHADGYWRRAAVVGWLISFFKQFYGSVTESDYIALRYGFIKEHCPRKPQFDFHNYMVRTLEVDFRRIVGISWYLWLFVVLFLLLNIAGWHTYFWLAFLPVIILLLVGAKLEHIIARLAQEPAQESARVKPSDEYFWFSRPTLVLDLLHFTLFQNSFEIAFFFWIWCTYGFDSCIMEKISYIIPRLIMG